The Populus alba chromosome 13, ASM523922v2, whole genome shotgun sequence genome contains the following window.
GGTTTAGAAAGATGGACCCAAATTTCAACTATGGGCCTATAAAAAGCCCTTTAAGGTTTGGGTTTAAAAAATTTGCCGGGAAACACATATTGATTTCGCGGGGATGTCAAAAAGGTTCTATTTACTCCTTGTttggaatttgaaaaatataatctcAGTCTCTGCTGCTAAACCCTCAAGCCCTTCAAAACTCACCTCTTCCAAGATCTTgggttgcttttttatttttcttaaaggTAAGTCTATCTGGATAATCTCTGGCTCGGTTAAATTATCTGTTGCTAATTAGTCCCGAAGAtaagccctttttttttcttctcttccaagATGTTTCCTTTCTTGAATTTTGTGTTTATGCATGTTTTTTCCCTTCAAGATTGTCTTCTTATGTATTTCTTAGTCTTTTGTTGTTGAAATTGTGAGAAAATAATGGAATTCTGCTTTATTGAtgggatttaaattttatatcctGAGAAATCAGACCCTTTTGGATTTTACAGTTGGTGAAGAAGAAATTGTAAAGGAAAAGATGTTAAAGACTTCAATGAACCCGACACGCAGTTGTTCAGGTAAAAATCAAGGAggatttttacttgttttatatacTCATGCTGTTTGGGTTATTATATTCATGGATTGTAGAGTTGAATTGTTGGTTTTATTGTTGAAACCCTAGATCATTGTGCTGCTGGTTCGATTGAGGAAAAGGATGCTATGAGAGTTTGGCTCGAATTGAAACAAAATGGATTTCTCTCGCCTTCGCCATTGCCTCTGTCTGCCTCAAAACCAAGGCCTGCTCCGATGCCAAATAAGAAGCGAGAGAGGCACAGAAATGCTGGGTTTAGTGAAAAACCGGAGCTTGCAAAGGTGCGGCGAGTTGATGGGTTGACTAAGGTTGCTGTGTCTGCTTCTGGATTGCTCAAGAAAATTAATCCAGGGACCACACCTTCCGTTGGCATGCTGCCAACGCCAAAAAAGCACAGTGAGATGCGTAGGATTGGTGTACCAAATGGATTTTTGAAGGTTTTAAAGGTAGAACCGACTAACATGTACTCTCGGATCTCTCCACCATGTGGGTTGCTTAATGAGTTCAATCCAGGGATCATAAATAGGATACGAAGCAGTAAACAGGTATTTTCAGTGATTCGCGATTTTGTTAGAAGAGATACGTTAGAAAATATTGACATCCCAAGTAAGCAGGAAAAGAGATCTGGTGAAAATGATGTGATTGGATGCCCAAATAGTTCGTCAGGAAGTGACCAACTGGGATTATGTTCAAAGGGCCCGAGTGACCATTTGTGTGTGAAAACAGAATATGATGAAGAGGTTGGTGATTTGGGGATAGCTGTGAGAAGGGACAAAGATGAATTGAAGTCATCCCTATCTTCAGTTACAGCATCTGAAAATGCAAGCAGTTCTGTTCTTGATGAGGTGTCAGCAAGCACAGCAAGgggttcttctctttctctagAAGGTTAGTTTCAATTTTGAAGTTAAACCCTGGCCTAGTTAAGTTTTCAAAGCCGCTTGTATATAATGAGCATCAGTGATATCTGTATAGAAAGTacaaaagattttctttttctcaaaattcCACGCGCAGCAAAATTTTCTGACTGGGGAAGACCGGAGAAGACATCCTTTTAATGTCTCAGATTTACCTTACTGAAGTTAGACGTTAGGATCTATATGTTGAGAATGAGGGCAGGTACTTTCAATGTCTCAGGTTGCTTTGAGTAGAATTCCCATCTCAACCAACTGTGACATGTAAAGCatacattttttattgatttagtttttttggttccCAGATGCTACTGCAGCTTCTCAATGGTTGCAATGTCTTCACCACGACATCACATGGCGTCTTGAAGGTGCATTGCTCATTTAAACTTGTCTGGTTGTTTATTAGAGTGTATATTTGCTTGTATACCATAAAGCAtcctttgtttcctttttttctgcCAGCATCGATGCGTGGTAGAACGAGGATTCAAAATGCAATCCAGAGAGAATTGCCTGCCCTTATGCTCAAAGAATTTTCAGATGACCAAGAAACTGATTTCTTGGCTGCCAAAAGGTTTGTTTCTTTAAACATGGATGTCCATAAAGCAAAGTGGATTAATCAGTTTGATCGGATGGATAAGACACCCAATGAAGAGGCGGATCGACTGGTCGGGAATTAAGCATGTCACTGGAGTTCCTTCAAGACACTAATGGTCATCCACTCTGCAGAATTTTATGAGCATACACTTAGATGAAGATTATCATCTAAAATGACACTTATACTACTGAATGCCCAACATCAATTCTACGAACTATGGTTGAACCAGGTAATGGAAATGCAGTCACGGAACTATGAAGCTTTTCATGTTTTAATCAGTATACAAGACGTTAACATCAGGACATCAAATTTTACTCTTCTTTTTCTGTTCTGTTGAGGTGGTTACTCATTACAGTGTGCGTGCTTTGAAGGTAGATATGGCCGGCtcttcatcatcaccatcaatggggtttgattttgatgagaAACCACATGTTTAAGCTGTTGATGATGGCTTGATAGATCGGAAAGCTATTGAAAGGTTACACGTCAACTCTGAATATAAAGGTATGGTATGGTATGGTATGAAAATGATGTAATTCCTTGTGGATGTGTCTATATAATCTCTTTTCTCTATCTTTTCACTTAttagtgtttctttttttagtgaCTTTGTTCTCTATCTGTTGGTATAATTTGTTACCAAAGAACATTCTATAACatattttatctcttttatatCATAGTTTGTCCATGGGGTTTTGGTGAACCTTGTTCTAAGTTTCCTAGTTTCTACCCATGGTTTTGTAGGAGCAAAGACAGCTGATTCTGATAAAACGGTACTTTCTCTTTCATAATCTGATGTTTAAGTAGAGTAAATTGCATCATTTGCAAAAGGGAACAGAAAAGACTCGAAAAATCGATCACACTAGCTAGACTTTCACTGCTGCAAGGACTAGCTAGTCTAATGGAGAACATGATTTCCACTTCAGAAGTTGGTCATGTCACCATGGAAGTACTTAACAGGGTCACAAATGCAGGACTCATTTCCAAAGGGGACGATAGTAAAAGACTAGACCCAACATcttctgttttgattttttcattttgagaaattgaaaaagaaaacaacaatttgATTTGTTGTCGTTACTTCTCGATTTGTTTGGACGCTAGAGAGGTAGGTAGCAAGGGATTAGGGCTGTGTTTGTTTCCGTAGATGGTTtcaaattttgagtttttttaattatttttttatatttttgaattgttttcacATGCGGAATTGTAGATGTTaagaatgaattttaaaaaaaaaaaatatataatatatatatatatatatatattttttcaaataaaaatatcactAGATTTATACAATTACCAcagcagaaaataaaaaaaggcattaGAATTTTTGGGTTTAGTTGATGGACAACACACCAATCATGGTGTAAGCAAAGTAGTCATACAATGAAGGACTGATTCTAGCTTTTATGAATTTAACTCTATCATTTCCAActcgttttattattttttggggtgCAGGACTTGAAGGCGAACCTGATCATCACAGACTATTGCATGCGAGGAATGACAGGGTATGAGTTATTGAAAAGAATTAAGTTGTAAATATCAGTACTCGTCTTCAATGATGTAGCCTCCACTGTAATTTCTAATCTATCCTCTCAAACAGGAATCACCTACCATGAAGGAGATACCAGTAGTTGTATCTGAGAACATCCCTACTTGAATTAAACAGTAATTGCCTGCCTTGCAGTTTCAATTTGTTTCTTCTCTGGTttaattgtcttttaaaaaaaatgaaagaaagaaatcattgatttatcaaatattttccaCCTAAACAGGTGCATGGAGGAAGGAGCTCAAGAGTTCTTGCCAAAGCCTCTTCAGCTATCAGACGTGACAAAACTGAGtgccatgtaaaaaaaacagaacaatcCATCACAAGGAGGCTTTGCAGGGGAAGATGAACATGCAGAAAAGATGTCAAAAAgagaaacatgaaagaaaaaatgttgattttggGGAGTAATTCTAGGATTAGTGCAATCAATAGAAGTGTGTTATACACTAGACTGCTTCATCCCTTTTGTTAACATCTAAAGTAGTTATCTATATATAAGGAGGTTTTAGTGCAAGCACAAAGTTGTTTGCCTTTCGTTTCTGCTTAATCCGCATTTGTagataatttcttattttgaacatggaatttgttaaaattgaagttCCAAGTTTACGTGTGCGTACTATTAACCCAGAAGCAAGTGAACAGATGAAAGtctacagaaaaagaaaaactatatcgTGCATCACCAGACATGTTTGATTCTGTACTCAGTTACAGGCACGAATGAAGGGACCTGAGGCCATTAAATGCACACAAGTGAATAAGAGGGATTGcattgtgtttttctttccctCAGTCTCAAAAGAATCTCTATACCAATTGCAAGGAAGAATATACCTTCCTTAAGGTGTCTGTACAGAAGCCTACTTCGGTGCCTTCTGCACACAAAGAAGCTGGAGAACGTAGCTTTTTAGCATCATCACTGGGGGAGATGAATCAAGACGGTTACCATCTCTGCTTATCTTCCTGTCTCCAGGCCCTTCATTTTCTGCTTCTGTATTAAGATGAGTCAAGCTTATTGGTTCAAACAACAATAAGATCCAAGCCTCAATCCAAAACAAGCATATTAGTACAAAAAAtaagtgaaagaaagaaagaaatggcaaGGAAGGGCCATCAATCAATTCAAAAGACTTGAGACTTGGCTATTCAAGACTGAAGGCAAAATCTTGATACCTTTATTCCTCTTTGGGCATGGAGGAGAAACTTCAGCATCATGGTGATATCTGACAACATAATGGACCGCTTTAGAAACCACACATTATAAGTTTAAATATAAAGCACGAGGAAGAGAGTATGGCACACGTACTCTTTTTTATCAACACTGCTTTCAGATTTGTTAGGGATCTTCACAGATGATGATGTCTCCAAAGGTTCATCTTTTGCATACTTGCGGTCAGGACCATTATCCACAGATTCTAATGCATTCATTGGCTTCATGTTGTTTCCAACAGGGCCATTCCATGTCTCGACTTTTTCATAATTGGTTTGCTGAAATTttgatctatttttcttttctttgcttacACTTTCCTTTGCTGATAACTCCAAAACCAACTTCTCTCCACGAGAAGCAGCATATTCTGATGAATCTGGAGGGTTGCCTTTGAACTCAAAATCTGGAGAATCCAGAGTAAAATCTGCCCTGGTTGCCCCAAACTCAACCTTCGAGAACGTAGGGGAATCATGAGCGTGCATACTACAAGATTGTTGGCAGAAGGCAAAGTTTTCAGAGATAAAACTGCCAGATGGTGGATGTTTAACAGAGCCACCATGTTTGGAGGTGCCAAAGGAGAATTTGGCATCAATTTGTGGTTCAGGGACAAAGGCATCGAAAGTATCTTCAGTCCAAGGCTTGGAGCCTGACAAAGGATGCTTTGTTTCTGAGGTTAGGCATGGTGAACTGAAACCCATATTCATATCTG
Protein-coding sequences here:
- the LOC118054033 gene encoding uncharacterized protein, giving the protein MSKRFYLLLVWNLKNIISVSAAKPSSPSKLTSSKILGCFFIFLKVGEEEIVKEKMLKTSMNPTRSCSDHCAAGSIEEKDAMRVWLELKQNGFLSPSPLPLSASKPRPAPMPNKKRERHRNAGFSEKPELAKVRRVDGLTKVAVSASGLLKKINPGTTPSVGMLPTPKKHSEMRRIGVPNGFLKVLKVEPTNMYSRISPPCGLLNEFNPGIINRIRSSKQVFSVIRDFVRRDTLENIDIPSKQEKRSGENDVIGCPNSSSGSDQLGLCSKGPSDHLCVKTEYDEEVGDLGIAVRRDKDELKSSLSSVTASENASSSVLDEVSASTARGSSLSLEDATAASQWLQCLHHDITWRLEASMRGRTRIQNAIQRELPALMLKEFSDDQETDFLAAKRFVSLNMDVHKAKWINQFDRMDKTPNEEADRLVGN